The Pseudomonas extremaustralis genome contains a region encoding:
- a CDS encoding recombinase family protein has product MSQTVMVALYARVSSDQHAKRGTIESQIAALTERIVADGAQVAEDMRFVDVGVSGATLIRPQLERLRDRAALGLVDRLYVLSPDRLSRKYAHQALLMEELSACGVQVVFLNHAIGVMPEESLLLQMQGMIAEYERAKIMERNRRGKLHASKRGSINVLSTAPYGYRYIRKQLDGAPAQYVIELPQAATVRAIFQWIGMERLSIGEVVRRLGATGTLTASGKPYWDRSTVWGILQNPAYM; this is encoded by the coding sequence ATGAGCCAGACGGTGATGGTGGCGCTCTACGCCCGCGTGTCCTCTGACCAACATGCTAAACGCGGCACGATTGAAAGCCAGATTGCCGCGTTGACAGAGCGGATCGTGGCTGATGGAGCCCAGGTTGCTGAAGACATGCGCTTTGTCGATGTCGGCGTCAGCGGCGCGACGCTGATTCGCCCACAATTGGAACGGCTCAGAGACCGCGCTGCACTTGGCTTGGTCGATCGTCTCTACGTTCTGTCCCCAGACCGGCTGTCGCGAAAATATGCTCATCAGGCATTGCTGATGGAAGAGCTATCGGCGTGTGGCGTGCAGGTTGTGTTTCTCAATCATGCCATTGGCGTCATGCCGGAGGAGTCGTTGCTGTTGCAAATGCAGGGCATGATCGCGGAATATGAACGTGCCAAAATCATGGAGCGCAATCGTCGCGGCAAGCTTCATGCGTCCAAACGCGGCAGCATCAATGTGCTTTCGACTGCGCCCTACGGTTATCGCTACATTCGTAAGCAACTTGATGGAGCACCCGCACAGTACGTCATCGAATTGCCACAAGCGGCGACGGTCAGAGCCATATTTCAGTGGATTGGGATGGAGCGACTGAGCATCGGCGAAGTGGTACGGCGCCTTGGGGCAACAGGCACCTTAACCGCCTCAGGTAAACCGTACTGGGATCGCAGTACCGTGTGGGGGATATTGCAAAATCCAGCCTACATGTGA
- a CDS encoding reverse transcriptase domain-containing protein encodes MQRKAFEIPKSLVWMAYQDVRRNRGAPGCDGQTLTDFGRQRDQNLYRIWNRLCSGSYFPPSVREKRIPKDNGKERILGIPTVSDRVAQGAVKRYVEAVIDPIFHADSYGYRPGRSAHDALRQCSIRCRRKNWVLEVDISAFFDHVGHDLIIKALEHHQMTNWVILYCRRWLQASMRSEAGLLQERGRGTPQGGVITPATTEQTLG; translated from the coding sequence GTGCAGCGAAAAGCATTCGAAATACCGAAGTCGCTGGTGTGGATGGCATATCAAGATGTACGTCGTAACCGTGGTGCGCCGGGCTGTGATGGTCAGACGCTCACGGACTTTGGTCGGCAACGAGATCAAAACCTTTACCGCATCTGGAACCGGTTGTGCTCAGGATCGTATTTCCCGCCATCTGTGCGGGAAAAACGCATTCCGAAAGACAACGGCAAGGAACGCATCCTTGGCATCCCAACTGTTTCTGATCGGGTAGCCCAAGGCGCGGTGAAAAGATACGTGGAGGCTGTGATCGATCCGATTTTCCATGCTGACTCGTATGGGTATAGACCAGGGAGATCGGCCCACGACGCTCTGCGTCAGTGTTCCATTCGGTGCCGACGCAAGAACTGGGTACTGGAAGTGGACATAAGTGCGTTCTTTGACCACGTTGGGCATGACCTGATCATCAAGGCTCTGGAGCATCATCAGATGACGAATTGGGTGATCTTGTACTGTCGACGCTGGCTACAAGCGTCGATGCGGAGTGAGGCGGGGTTGCTTCAGGAGCGTGGACGGGGAACACCTCAAGGAGGTGTTATTACGCCGGCAACAACAGAGCAAACTCTCGGATAA
- a CDS encoding HlyD family secretion protein — protein sequence MASSVLFASAVAVWYPIPYRDSVTTDDAYVRADLTPLVSHVEGYLVDVPIRDNQRVRSGDLLALVQDTDYREKVAEAQAKADLAAAALVESRSQKQYQQIQVEAAAASLRALQAELDRAVADHSRYHALLPSGSVSRQQVDGIDADVKRLSANLAQRRAEWMAAQQREKMSNASINKARANLQAAQSSLNLRNIDLGWTRITSPVDGVIGERHVRPGMYVRTGTLIADVVPLPHVWVVANFRESEITHIRPGQRVTILVDSLPGQAFEGKVDSLQPASGAQFALLPADNATGNFTKVVQRFPVKITLDPSQDSQSSLLPGMSVTTTIHTSTGLSSGNFIDWLTGWLRGRV from the coding sequence ATGGCATCGTCCGTGCTGTTCGCTTCTGCGGTGGCAGTCTGGTACCCGATTCCTTACAGGGATAGTGTGACTACTGATGATGCCTACGTCCGGGCCGATCTGACCCCGCTAGTATCACACGTTGAAGGATATCTCGTGGATGTGCCGATCCGCGACAATCAGAGAGTGCGCTCTGGCGATTTGTTGGCATTAGTGCAGGATACTGATTATCGAGAAAAGGTTGCCGAAGCTCAGGCTAAGGCTGATTTAGCCGCTGCCGCGCTGGTCGAATCTCGCAGCCAAAAGCAATATCAACAGATTCAAGTAGAAGCGGCTGCGGCATCCTTACGGGCTTTACAGGCTGAGTTGGATCGCGCAGTTGCTGATCACAGTCGCTATCATGCTTTACTGCCAAGTGGATCGGTGTCTCGCCAGCAGGTTGATGGTATTGATGCAGACGTTAAGCGTTTGAGCGCTAATCTTGCCCAGAGGCGCGCCGAGTGGATGGCGGCGCAACAGCGGGAGAAAATGAGCAATGCGAGTATAAACAAGGCGAGAGCCAATCTTCAGGCTGCACAGTCGAGTCTGAATCTGCGCAATATAGATCTTGGCTGGACACGTATCACGTCTCCGGTTGATGGCGTCATTGGCGAGCGTCATGTGCGTCCTGGTATGTATGTGCGCACCGGAACGCTGATCGCCGATGTAGTTCCGCTGCCACATGTTTGGGTGGTCGCAAATTTTAGGGAAAGCGAGATAACGCATATACGCCCAGGACAGCGCGTTACTATTTTGGTTGACAGTCTGCCTGGCCAAGCATTCGAAGGTAAGGTTGACAGTCTTCAGCCTGCCAGCGGGGCGCAGTTTGCTTTGCTTCCAGCCGACAATGCGACAGGTAATTTCACTAAGGTAGTTCAGCGTTTTCCGGTGAAGATCACACTTGACCCGAGTCAGGATTCGCAGTCCTCTCTGCTCCCGGGTATGTCCGTTACTACGACCATTCACACATCAACCGGACTGAGTTCAGGAAATTTTATTGATTGGTTAACCGGCTGGCTGCGAGGGCGGGTGTGA
- a CDS encoding MFS transporter, whose product MSDSLGPAVSEVNSRLKSRLFPGSLIRWDRRRFSACVAAIAAAWMTVLGARYVVLGFADVRGGLGLGVDEGTLLSSAYAAGDVVGVVIGCWLATALSLRRVLLGATLLFMATSVLMAFSPPYAAQVIVRFAQGMAGGVLLPMAIVALLRTLPARHRALALALYTSASTLAPQLAAAITGWLLDHWGWRALFLANLLPGIFALIAGFYGLPRERLRLRPLLHMDRFGMLLFVGGLGMLACAFDQGNRLDWLQATPIRVLLFAGTVAICGFIYHVVRVRHDRLLNVELLSRRNIVLGILGILPFSVAVTGCSYVIPQFLIQIHSYHPRELGAVLWDAGWPQLISFAGAVVCLDRKWLGGPRRLLVLGGVLVATGALHDSLNIDGSWEGGELRIGQILQGLGLPLILLPLLYLYVGDLLPREGLHAAMAFNVMRSICGTAGLAWVSTLDRVREQTRSNVLMDHVSTSSAAVSARLDALISAVSMRSSGSDQATEQALHLLASNVRLQSQILAHADTLAAIAVVTLIGAVLAAFMMPYGSGHPSSNVRHA is encoded by the coding sequence GTGAGTGACTCTTTAGGCCCTGCCGTATCAGAAGTGAATAGTCGGCTGAAGTCGCGACTTTTTCCCGGATCTTTGATTCGATGGGATCGTCGGCGTTTTTCGGCCTGCGTGGCCGCTATTGCTGCAGCCTGGATGACCGTGCTCGGTGCCCGATACGTTGTGCTGGGATTTGCCGATGTACGGGGTGGTTTAGGCCTGGGGGTTGACGAAGGTACTTTGCTTTCTTCAGCTTATGCCGCTGGAGATGTCGTCGGCGTGGTGATTGGCTGCTGGTTGGCAACTGCGTTATCACTTCGACGGGTGTTGTTAGGGGCAACGTTGCTCTTTATGGCTACCTCGGTATTAATGGCGTTCAGCCCTCCTTATGCTGCTCAGGTCATCGTTCGCTTTGCACAGGGTATGGCCGGCGGGGTCCTATTACCGATGGCGATAGTTGCGCTATTGCGAACTCTACCGGCTAGGCATCGTGCTCTTGCTTTGGCACTGTATACCTCCGCCTCGACTCTGGCCCCGCAGTTGGCCGCTGCAATCACAGGCTGGCTGCTCGACCACTGGGGATGGCGCGCACTGTTTCTCGCAAACCTACTGCCTGGCATATTCGCATTGATCGCGGGTTTCTATGGTCTGCCGCGCGAAAGACTGCGTTTGCGGCCTTTGCTTCATATGGATCGGTTTGGAATGCTCCTGTTCGTTGGCGGGCTTGGCATGCTCGCCTGTGCTTTCGATCAGGGTAATCGGCTTGATTGGTTACAGGCAACCCCAATTAGAGTGTTGCTATTCGCCGGTACGGTTGCCATATGCGGATTTATATATCACGTGGTCAGAGTGAGGCATGATCGCCTGCTAAATGTAGAACTGCTGTCGAGACGCAATATAGTACTGGGCATTTTGGGAATTTTGCCTTTCAGTGTCGCCGTGACAGGTTGCAGCTATGTGATTCCCCAATTCCTTATACAGATACACAGCTATCATCCGCGCGAATTGGGAGCGGTACTGTGGGATGCAGGCTGGCCGCAATTGATTAGTTTTGCGGGCGCGGTAGTGTGCTTGGATAGGAAATGGTTGGGAGGTCCCCGTCGTTTACTTGTATTGGGGGGCGTATTGGTCGCCACGGGTGCTCTGCATGACAGCTTGAACATCGACGGCTCATGGGAGGGCGGTGAGTTGCGCATTGGGCAGATATTGCAGGGCTTAGGGCTGCCCCTGATCTTGTTGCCACTGCTGTATTTGTATGTTGGCGATCTTTTGCCGCGCGAGGGATTGCATGCTGCTATGGCATTCAATGTTATGCGCAGTATCTGCGGTACGGCGGGTTTGGCTTGGGTTAGCACTTTGGATCGAGTACGTGAGCAAACCCGATCTAATGTACTTATGGATCATGTGAGCACATCCTCGGCCGCTGTTTCAGCGAGGCTGGATGCCCTTATCTCGGCAGTCAGTATGCGGTCCAGCGGCAGTGATCAGGCGACGGAACAGGCATTGCATCTACTAGCTAGTAATGTGCGGCTTCAATCTCAGATTTTGGCGCATGCCGATACCTTGGCAGCGATCGCTGTGGTTACATTAATAGGTGCAGTGTTGGCGGCATTTATGATGCCCTACGGATCGGGACATCCCAGTTCTAATGTCCGCCACGCTTGA
- a CDS encoding TetR/AcrR family transcriptional regulator, with protein sequence MPPQEREREIIEEAVRFFAEVGFEGTLRELAERLGITHQNLFRYFATKEALIDRVYQEVYLSRWQPEWEAMLKQPGKTLEARLIDFYKAYLPAIFRYDWVRIFIFAGLKGVDISQRYLSLIQTKVIEPVAMELRELSCEKPPGETLSSAELEVAWGLHGELFYLAQRRWVYDMTVPEDLDRFIEISIIRFLHGAPAAMQALTRDGAN encoded by the coding sequence ATGCCCCCCCAAGAGCGTGAGAGGGAGATTATTGAAGAGGCGGTACGCTTTTTCGCCGAGGTCGGATTCGAAGGTACCCTACGCGAGTTAGCCGAACGCCTTGGAATCACACACCAGAACCTGTTTCGTTATTTCGCAACGAAAGAGGCGTTGATAGATAGAGTGTACCAAGAGGTCTACCTTAGCCGCTGGCAACCTGAATGGGAGGCAATGCTAAAGCAGCCTGGAAAGACCTTGGAAGCGCGATTAATCGACTTTTACAAGGCATATTTGCCTGCGATCTTTCGATATGACTGGGTTAGGATTTTTATTTTTGCAGGACTCAAGGGCGTCGACATCAGTCAACGTTATCTTTCCCTAATCCAGACCAAAGTGATCGAACCAGTGGCGATGGAATTACGTGAGCTTTCCTGCGAAAAGCCGCCCGGTGAGACCTTATCGTCGGCTGAGCTTGAAGTTGCATGGGGATTACATGGTGAATTATTTTATCTTGCCCAACGTCGCTGGGTATATGACATGACAGTTCCGGAAGATCTGGATCGCTTTATCGAAATATCTATCATTCGCTTCCTGCATGGAGCACCTGCTGCCATGCAGGCATTGACGCGCGACGGAGCTAACTAA
- a CDS encoding carboxymuconolactone decarboxylase family protein — MAKAPETVSVNDQRFLAGQAAFEEITGLRSSEFLDGLKDLAPAIGRFVMEWEFADVYGQSSLDLRTRELIMVAGCVALGATAAPILKLRIGSALRAGVSRQEIIDTIIQIGIAAGVPAALAAIQSAGEVFAVLDA, encoded by the coding sequence ATGGCTAAAGCCCCCGAAACTGTATCAGTCAACGATCAGCGTTTCCTTGCTGGCCAGGCGGCGTTTGAGGAGATCACTGGGCTGCGTTCTAGTGAATTCTTGGACGGGCTAAAGGACCTTGCTCCTGCTATAGGCCGATTTGTTATGGAGTGGGAATTTGCCGATGTCTATGGGCAGAGTTCGTTAGATCTGCGTACCAGAGAACTCATTATGGTAGCTGGATGTGTTGCGCTAGGAGCAACTGCTGCTCCCATTCTGAAACTGCGAATTGGCTCAGCCTTGCGTGCCGGTGTTTCGCGTCAGGAAATTATTGACACAATTATCCAAATAGGTATAGCTGCCGGAGTTCCTGCTGCACTAGCGGCGATTCAGTCTGCTGGAGAAGTATTTGCAGTGCTCGATGCTTAA
- a CDS encoding glutathione S-transferase family protein, which yields MMIKLHHLNDSRSFRILWLLEEIGQPYEIIRYQRDKKTHLAPETLRGIHPLGKSPVIELDGKIIAESGAIAEILIKKFAPHLAPTESSAEYLDYLQWIHFSESSAMLPFLLKIFNEFETQSGTELKFLNNYAEAEFNKVFSYLNNHLNNKKFLIEERLTGADFMLGFVVKGALNLLKSKSEFPHIENYIKNLENQKSYKLALNIDAKRV from the coding sequence ATGATGATAAAACTTCACCACCTCAATGACTCCAGGTCGTTTCGTATTCTGTGGCTGCTGGAAGAAATAGGCCAACCATATGAAATTATTCGGTATCAGCGTGATAAAAAAACACATCTAGCCCCCGAGACACTGAGGGGCATTCACCCCCTAGGCAAATCTCCAGTTATCGAGCTTGATGGAAAAATAATTGCGGAGTCAGGCGCGATCGCAGAAATCCTGATAAAAAAATTTGCACCTCATTTAGCACCAACAGAAAGCTCTGCAGAATACCTTGACTACTTACAATGGATCCATTTCTCAGAAAGCTCGGCAATGCTTCCGTTCTTACTGAAAATATTTAATGAGTTTGAAACACAATCTGGAACCGAACTAAAATTCCTTAACAACTACGCCGAAGCTGAATTCAATAAAGTTTTTTCCTATCTAAACAACCACTTGAATAACAAAAAGTTTTTAATCGAGGAGAGACTCACAGGAGCAGACTTCATGCTAGGATTTGTGGTAAAAGGCGCGCTCAACCTGCTCAAATCCAAGAGCGAATTTCCACATATTGAAAACTACATTAAAAACCTTGAAAACCAGAAAAGTTACAAGCTAGCGCTGAATATAGACGCGAAGCGAGTTTAG
- a CDS encoding TetR/AcrR family transcriptional regulator, producing MKPRYDDTRQHLLDTGHRMMVVKGFTGVGLNEILQAASVPKGSFYHYFKSKEQYGQCLLEDYFRNYLANMDERFAATGNTARERLMGYWQKWLESYCKPCDEQKCLVVKLSAEVADLSEVMRLTLRDGTDQIIERISGCLEQGQLDGSLPQGDAYRTALALYQLWLGASLLSKLHRNSRSLENAMATTLMMLVPEEA from the coding sequence ATGAAACCACGTTACGATGATACGCGCCAACATTTGCTCGATACGGGTCACCGAATGATGGTGGTTAAGGGGTTCACGGGTGTTGGGCTTAACGAGATTCTGCAAGCCGCAAGTGTGCCAAAAGGTTCGTTCTATCATTACTTCAAATCCAAGGAGCAGTACGGGCAGTGCTTGCTCGAGGATTACTTTCGCAATTATCTGGCGAACATGGATGAACGATTTGCCGCTACCGGCAATACAGCCCGTGAGCGGCTTATGGGATATTGGCAGAAATGGCTTGAAAGCTATTGTAAGCCCTGCGATGAGCAAAAGTGTCTTGTAGTTAAACTGAGCGCTGAGGTTGCAGATCTTTCGGAGGTTATGCGCCTCACTCTCCGTGACGGAACAGATCAGATAATTGAACGTATTTCTGGCTGTCTTGAGCAGGGTCAACTAGACGGTTCTTTGCCGCAAGGTGATGCTTACCGAACGGCCTTGGCGCTATACCAGCTTTGGCTTGGTGCAAGCCTGCTGAGCAAGCTGCACCGTAACAGTCGGTCGCTAGAAAATGCCATGGCTACTACTCTGATGATGCTGGTCCCTGAGGAGGCGTGA